AGCCCTATGCCTATGAGGGTGTCACTTAAAACACCAGCCATGGATTTGCGAATAAATCCTGACGTATCATCCAACATTTCTATTTTTACTCCCTCTGGAACCAACTTGTTAAGGGAGTCTAGCTCTCTATACACACCATCCGCTAAAAAAACCTCATTTGCTCCTCGTTGTTTTCGAATTTCAAGCAAAATAACCGGTTCCCCATTATAAGTGGCAATTGAGCGAAGATCTTCGTAGCCGTCTTCTACTCTCGCCACGTCTCGAAGGCGGATAACAGCTCCATTCCTAGAAACAATGGGAAGTTCCTCCAATTCTTGAACAGAAGCATATTCCCCTTCAAGACGAATGCTGAGTTCTCTGCGTTCTGACTCAAGACGCCCCGCGGGAAGTTCAACGTGTTTATCTTTAATGGCATCTTTTATATCTTTAACCGTAAGATTGCGGGATTCTAAAAGAGCTGGGTCAAGCCATATTCTGACCTCACGCTCTCGAAGGCCTATGGTTTCAACGCTGCCCACCCCATCTACAGTCTGAAGGTGTTCCTTCATCACTTTATCAGCAAAATGAGACTGTATCTTGTAGGGCGCCGTTCCCATTACACCTAAAGTTATGACTGGACTATCACCAGCGTTGAACTTCTGAACTATGGGCGTTTCGGCCTCTGTCGGCAAATCTGATATGGCGAGATTCACCTTATCGCGAACGTCAGCGGCCGCAGCGTCAATGTTCCGGCCCAGCTCAAATTCGACTATAACGAGAGAGCGGCCTTCGTAGCTGTTTGATCGGATATTTTCAATGCCGGAGATGGTGTTCAGTTTTTCCTCGAGGACGTCAGTTATGTCGTTATCTATAACTGTAGGGCTCGCCCCCACCATTGTTGTTGAAACAGCAACAACTGGGAAGTCCACGTCTGGAATTCGTTCCATTCCCATATTTCTCATAGCCAGGATTCCGAAGAAAATAAGAGCAAAGGTTCCTATTAAAACTGTAACTGGCCTGCGTAAAGAGATATCTGTAACCTTCATAGTGTTCCTCCTTCAACCGGAGCGAGTAGACCGCGCAAAACAAAAGATGCAACATCCCTGGCCACTTCTTCCTTTGATATATCAATATCGCCCAGAGCTATCTGGCGGGAAATTCCTGAGAAAAGAGAATTGACCATGGCTTCTGCCAAATTCGGATCTATGGGCCTGAATTCTCCATTATTAACGCCCTGAGAGATTACTTTATGTATAACTTCCCTCACATTTTGGTAGGGGTGGGACCGTGGATCAAATTTTCGCCGAAGTTCACCATCCTCATGAAAGGCCAGTATCATAGCCGATATTATTTTCTTATTTCTAATCAGCTCTACAATGACAGTTTCAACAATGGCTGATAAGGTGTCTTTCATCGTGGAGAACTTTTTTCTCTGAACTATAGTAATAACTTGCTCATTTATAGGTTCAATATTTTTCTCCATAACCACCATCATAAGTTCGCGCTTATTTTTAAAATAGTTGTAAACCGTTCCCTTAGCTATGCCAGCCTCAGAGGCTACTCGATCCATGGTAGTACCAGTCCAGCCATACTGCTCTATGACAGAACGGGCCGCTTTATATACGGTTTCTCTCATTAGTTCACTGATAACTTCTTTTTTCTTTGATTGAATTCGGGACATATAAACCCTCCCTGCCCGTTGACTAACAATCCATTAATATGACTAATCAGTCATATTACGACAAATGGTATTATAAAGGGGTTTTTTGCCACAGTCAAGGAAGGATTTCATGGATTCCATTGAACAGAAACAATACTATTTCTAATAACCACGAAAAATGGAACACTATGATCGTTTCCTATCAATTTAATCTTTTAAAATTTCATTTTTTTGTGTAGAATGGATGTTCAATATAAAATTAATATAAAAAAAGAAGAGGAATGTTAAAAGACTAAATGATGGGAATTAACAAACAATCAATTGACGCTAAATACCGAAGCGAGTTTGATTTTTTTCTGTGGCAGAAGAACATTAATCATATTTTTATTTTTTGCTGCTTGGGCCTTGTCCTTATTTTTGCTGATACAATCCATGTCTATAAGGTCGGATCCGATCGATACTTGCCTCTGTATGGTGCTCTTTATTGCGTGGTGTTCTTTATTTTCCCTTTTATTGCGTTTCTGAATAAAAGAAGATATATAGAAAGACCCCCCTATTCTCCACGCATTGAATTTTTATTCCTTTTGGATATCCTTATTTTTTCTGCATCTCTAAGTTTGACAAATCAGTTCTATACTGAAGCTATTTCTGAATACCTAATCATACTCTTTTGTGCAGCTTCTTTTTTCTACGTACCTCTCCCTACCATATTGAGTATTTTACTAATTGCTCATGGTTTTTTTGTCGGTACTCTTTTTTACGTGCAAAGCAATACTTCAGTTATACAAAACCACATCTTAATTTCGACAGGTGCGGTTGTGATAGCCTTCATAGTGTCGAGAATCAGTTTTCAATTAAAAACAAGGACTTTCCTAGACGGAAAGATCATAGAGGAACAACTTGAGACATTAAAGGACCTTTCTATAAGGGACAGCATGACAGGGCTTTATAACCATAAACACATATGTCAGCGTCTCGAAGAAGAAATACGAAGGGCATTTCGCTACGATTCTCCCCTATCCGTAGGAATATTCGATCTGGACGGGTTCAAAAACGTAAATGATACATTTGGACATCAGGAAGGAGACGTGGTTATTTTGCGGGTTGCCCAAACCATGATATTAACCTTTAGGAATACAGACATTCTTGGTCGATACGGTGGGGATGAATTTCTGGTTATCCTCCCTGAGACAAATTTGGAATCTGCCGTAACGTGTAGCGAGCGTTTTCGGAAAAACTTGCTGGAACGTCTTCAAGGAACACGAAACGATCTTTTATCCATAAGCGGAGGCGTAGCCACTCTTAAAAAAGATGATTCGGCGCAAAGTCTCATCCAACGAGCAGACACGCTGCTCTATGAAGCCAAAAAGCTGGGGAAAAATACAATAGTGTGGTAATAAGACATAAAAAAAGCTGCCCATTGAGGCAGCTTTTAATATTCATGGCGGAGAAGGTGAGATTCGAACTCACGGAACCTCGCGGTTCAGACGCTCTCCAAGCGCCCGCCTTCGACCACTCGGCCACTTCTCCCTATCGGCAACGCTGGGTATTATAACAATTTCTTCAAAATTTTGCTACCCCCCTGTAAAAAAATGGGCAGATCGGCCCTGCCACCGTCTGCCCACGTTGAATGGAGGGGGTGTTTATCCATTACACTTTGAAGAAATAGCAATATATACTAACGGGTAACTGCCAATATTTTCCAAGGAATGCCTTAATCCCTTCTCTGTCAGAATCACATCTCCGGCACCCACCCGTTCTTTCTGCTTACCTTCAGTGTACATACCAATGCCATATATGATAATCTTAATTTCTTCACACCCTTCATGCTCGTGCTCTGGAATCAGAGCACGAGGCTCCATTTCCACCCAGCTTATTTCATGAAAATTACTTTCTTCATAAAATTCGTCAGGGGAAATGGTGCGGCTTCCTACCCCATCTAAAACGCCAAAAAGAGGATGGCTCTCAAGTTCTTCTATTTGACTCGATCGTATTATCATGTTTTCGCCGGTTCCTCTGTTTCCTTCGGAAGGTGGACAAGAATATTACACGGAGCATGACGCACAACCTTAGCCGCTACGCTTCCAATGAAGAAGCGTTCAAGATTGCTCAGTCCCCGATGGCCGATGAGTATTAGTTCATATTTATTTTTTTCTGCCATCCTCAAAATCTCTTCGTATGGTGTTCCAGTGGCCAGCACAAACTCAAAGGGTGTGGCAGAAGCCCCTGACTCCCTCATGCCCTTTTCAATCATGTTGAGGAACGACTGGCGGATAGAATCTTCATTATAGTGAGGAGGATAGTCTACATAGCCTGGTATGGTCAGATCAATACGAGTTACGACATGAATAAAATCCAAGCGCTCAATACTATTTTTCTCAGCAAAACGAAAGGCGTAACTAATAAGTGACTGACTGTTTTGACTCTGGTCGATAGCTACCAAAGCTTTTTTCATATTCATCCCTCCTTTCGGTTAGAAGTATTATAAACTAAATATAGAGAATTTTGCAATGATGTATGCTAAGAAATATTTTCATTATTTCGTTGCCGAACAGAACAAAGAGTGATAGTCTTTCTCATGGTCAACAAATTAGAATTGAAGAGGAAACAGGCGGAGGTAACGGGAATGAAAATACAGGTTAACTCAGAGATTGGGAAGCTTCGTGCCGTCATTATGCAACCTCCTGGGAAAGGCATCGAACGATGCACTCCCCTTAATATCGGTGCTCTCGCATGGGACGCCGTTCCAAGCCCCCATAAAGCGGAAGACGAGCATAAGAAATGGGTTGCCACAGTAGAAAAATTTGGAGCCAGAGTTTTTCTAATGGAAGATCTTTTGCGAAAGATCCTTTCTGTTTCGAAAGTAAAAAAGGAGCTTATCTCTCAACTGGTTCAAACTGAAGAATCCTTTATTACAAGGCAGACTATGGACGTATTGCAAGAGTATCTTTTAGGTCTCTCTGCTCCTAAACTTGTAGACCAGTTGTTATTTGGTATAACAAAAGATGAGCTTAATAAAGCAGCCGGAGAGGTTTCCCTTGTAGACCTGGTGGATAAGAAAAATGAGTGGTGCCTCTTCCCCATGTCTAATGTACTCTATTCAAGAGATCCCGCCGCTGTGCTGGGAAACGGCATTGTTTACGGCAATATGTTTAATCGGGATCGAATTAAAGAGCCCTATTGTATTCGAGCTATTTTTAAACATCATCCTGAATTTCGAAATTTGGAATTTAAAACCTGGTATGGAGAAGATCCTGATGATGCTACCCCTGTAGAGGGAGGAAACGTCCATTGTTATAGCCCCAACGTATTTATTATTGGCATTAATGAACGAACCCACCCAGCTTCTATCGAAAAGATCGCACAAAGGACAATGGAAGATGGAGCGATCACGGATGTGCTGGCACTGATGTTCGAAAATCCGAGACTGAGCTCTACAGATTCCATAGGGTTGACTGTGCATGTTGACATGTTCCTCAATATGATTGATTATGATGCCTTTCTTTTCTTTCCTTATATAGAAAAGAAGATCACTGTGCTTCATATTACCCGCGGCAAGGGGGGGAGGCTTCATGTCAAACGGGAAAGCTCTCTTTTCGGCGCTATTAAAAAAGTGTTGAAACTTGATAGTATACGTATTATCAAGGTGGGAGGGGATGAAAGCGAAGCCGTTGCCTTTTCAGAACAGAGAGCTGGCTCTGGAGGAAACACTTTCAACCTTGAGCCGGGTAAAGTCTGTATATGGGATCGAAATGTAGCGACTATGAAGGCCCTTGAAAAAGGCGGAATAGATGTAGTAGCCGTGGAAGCTGACGAGCTGGTCAAAGGGGGAGGGGGCCCCCGCTGCTCCACCATGCCTCTCTGGAGAGACGATATTTAGGAGGGCTTGCGCCCTCCTATTTTTTATTTTTTCAGTTTAGGCAAAGTGTTGGCACCATGGGGCATGAGCCATGTTTTCAGATTGGTTCCCCGTTTTTGGTAGACCATATCGAGGGCTTCATCAAGAGTCTTTACAACGGTAATGCCCGTTCCCTCAAATTTAGAAGGAGGCATTTCAGTCACCATATAGAAATCCCAGTTTTCAGCCACATATCCGATTGTATAGCCTACATATTTTGCAATGGTAAATTCACGGCGGACTTCCTTTTCCCGTTCCACTGTGTTAGGAAATTCTTGAAGCATGAACTGAACTTCATCATTGCCGTAGCCTTCATTGCACGCGCTCAACACTATCATGGATCCGCCATGGGGAGCCGCTTCCATAGCGTTAAAGATGGTTTTTGATGTTTGATAAAAGTTAATATCTTTAGGGTAGCCCCCAGCCGTTGCAACAACAAGGTCAGCCAACTCTGGGATAGTAACTCCATCTTTTTTATCAACTATCCTGGCCCCTTCGTAAAATGCTTCTTGCCAGTCTCCCGCTACAGCGAAGGCTATTTTGCCATCGTTTCCAGGGATAGCGTTGAGCATAAAGGTCGGGTGCACCATAGCTGTAGCTTCCATCATATCCAGGTGCATGAGGTTGTTCTCAAAATTCCCCGATCTGCTGTTCATATTCCGGCCATTTCCAGGAACTGGGTCAAGCGCCAGAGCGTGATTAGCCATTATGGTCTCGTAGGAAGAAATGCCAGGGAGAATACCTTTGCGGCCTCCGCCCCACCCAGCCATAAAATGGTAGACTATGGCGCCAGTCACAACAATATGGTCGCACTCCAGGGCCTTTTTGTTCAAATGTACGGCTGTCCCATAGGATGTTGTCCCAACATGAACCATGTCTTCATGAGCCAGACAACGGTGGTCGGTTACAGAAAATCTTTTCGATAATTCCGGCCCCAGCAACAAGGCATGTTCCTCTGCCGTCTGCTCTCTGTGGGTTCCCGTAGAGCTGAGAAAAAGTATATCTTCGTCCCGCACTCCTGCCCTATTAAGTTCTTCTACTATAAATGGTAAATATACCCACATCCTCTGCCAGGCCCTGGTTACATCAGATACTACAATACAAACTGTTTCTCCCGGTTTTACGAGCTCACCCAATCTGGGTGAACCTATAGGATTCTCAAGAGCGTGGCGTGTCACTTCTTCTTCAGTACCGATAGATTCAAGGGGTTCGCTATCGATAACACCGAGAAGGTTCTTCCGGGGAATCGAAAAAGCTACATCTCCTTTTCCATATTTTATGGTGCTCGAATACATCAATACTCCTCCTCATGCAGGAAAAATAACATATGTGTAGAACATGGCTAAGGATCCGAAGAAGAGAAAGAAACAGAAGGAAGGAATAAGGGTTTTTCGCATCACTTCCCCTTCACGACCCAAAATGGCTACACAAGCACACACTGCTACCACGTTGTTTGGACATATCATGTTGCCAATAGCTCCCCCCGTGTTCTGCGCTGCAACCACAGGAAGAACATTGATGGAAAGATTCTTAACCGCTTCTACGTGTAATGGATTAAACATCAGATTGGACCCGAGGTTCGTTCCTGTAACAAAGCTTCCAATCTGACCGATGAGCACTGCCACTGCGGGATAGAAGAAACGGGCAATGGTTGCAAAGGTGACAGCCAGAGTGCTTATCTGCCCAGAAAGTTTCATACAATTCACCATGGCAAGAAGCAACCCCATAGCAACAAGTGCCGGGATAACCCGTTTGAAAGCTTTTACAGCGGATGATACAAAAAATTGGCTATACCCTAATATAAATGAAGCAACAAAGGCACTTGCTAAAATAACTGTACCTACCCAGACAGTGTAGCCGCCGCCAAAAGAAACAAGAGTTTTCAAGGGGAATGAAAGACGGACAACGACAAGTAACGCACTCAAGATGAGATAGGGCAACAATGAACGAATAAAGCTGAGTTGGGAACTCCTTTCTTCAGAGGTTTCTTCTGATAGGGATTCATTCTGAGAGTTAAATCTATACTCTTCCGGCATTGCCGCGTCTTTTCTGAACCAGAGATATGCTCCAAACAAGAAGGTCCCAGTCATTCCTCCGATCAAACTGGTCAGTTCTGTAACGGAAATCAGAAAGTTGCTCATGGTGAAGTTAATGCTTCCCATCATGAGGCCCATGACAACAATATCCTTCCAAATGCCCTTGAAGGCCTTTTTACCGAAGACAAATCCGATAATAAGAACAGGAAGCAACAAGTAGCCCAGGGCCATAAAGCGACCGGTCATGGCAGAAACAGGAACAAAGTCAAGACCGGCAGCACCTGAGCCAACCACTGTTGTAACACCTGCCCCACCCCAGCATACTGGGCACGAGTTGCCAATAAGGCAAGCTGCGGCTGCAATAACGGGATCCATTCCGAGACCTACAAGGAAGGGGGCTGCCAGAGCTGCCGGTGCACCGGCACCTGCAGCGCCTTCAAGAAATGTTCCAAAGGGAATGGCTAAAAATAATACCATGAGCCTTTTATCCCGAGTGACGTGAGAAAGCCCTTGCTTAATAGAATCCATAGCTTTCGAATCCACCATTATGATCAGGAGAGTAAAGGCCGCAAATATAAGCCATACGATTCTAATTCCATCGAGAAAACCATTCCAGCTAGTAAGCAAAAGTGCTTCTACCGGGGATTTAAAAACCAGAAACCCAAGAAAAAGAGCGACTATCCAGCTAACAGGAGCAACGACTTTCGAAGAGTAGTTAAGACCTGCCATTCCAACAATAATAATTGCAATAGGCAGCAATGCGAGTAAAAAATTCATAGAATACTTCCTCCAATTCTCTTTTGAAATAGTGTAATCGTAGCTGCGGAGTACTCCATATATCTTCCCGGGATATTTGGGTATAAAAAAAGAGGCCGGGACCTTAAGGTCCCGACCTCTCAACAGCCCATGCGTCACAGAACTGTCGCCCGAGGATAGGACCGACATGTAATAATGAGCACGAGTATAAGAATAAGAACTATTAATATCGTTGCTTCTCTCACGGTCCGTTTCCTCCTTTTTTTAAGCAAACTGTTCTGATGCAATGACACGAGATGTTACCAAAGCTTTGAGTTTTTGTAAAGTCTTGAATTAAAAGGACTTTCTCCCATGGATACTTTGCTGGCTTATCGATCCAGACAGGCAAAGAGGTCTGAAGCTTTTTCAGGCGTAGCGATCCTGACATAATTCTTGCCCAGATTTGGGTAATCTTCACCAGACCTTACGTCGATTCCCTTTGAAGCAAAAACTTCTCCCAAATGAACATCTCGATCTGAAACAGAAACGAGAGATATGGGGCAGCTGTTATATGTAGTTGCCACTCTATATCCTCTTTCTTTGAGTCCGGAAACGAGTACTTCTTTCTGTTCCCCTATCAATTTACGCACTGTTTCGAGAAGAGTCCCGCCTCGCAGGGCTTCCCGTGCTAAAAGGGCGCTTACTGAGGGCATTGGGAAGGGGAGGTCGCCTTTATCGTAGAATTTTCCAAGATTTCCGCTAAACACCCCATAGCCCACACGAGTTCCAGCAAAGTGAAATCCTTTTGTCAATGTTCGAGTCACAATTACGTTCTCATATCTCGGCACAAGCTGCATGGCCGACGCTTCTTTCGGAGCATAATCACAATAGGCCTCATCCACTATGACAATGACTCCAAGTTTATGGGCCCTGGCTACAAGTGCTTCTATCTGGTCAAGAGGGATAAGCTGCCCTGTGGGATTATTAGGGTTATCTACATAGAGCAGGGTATGCCCTTCATTCAACGCGCCAAGCAATGGGTCCACATGAAAACTGAAATTGTCTTCAGGGTTCATGGCAATGCCTTCGAAGCGAGCCCCGGTGACCCGCACTTCAGTAATATATTCTACAAACTGAGGAATATAGCCCAATACTGAAGAACGATCATCAAGAAACACCTTGTTGATCCTTTCTAATACCTGCATGGAACCATAACCAACTTTTACCTGATCTTCTCTTATGTCTGCAAAGTCTTTCCAGTAATGACATATTTCTTCCAAAAGGGTTTTGTAAGAAGTATCCCCCGTTTTCCACATATTTGAAACCCAGTCAAAATTGCGAATGAATTCTTCGACCCCCGGAACGTGAGGCAATGTCGACTCCAGGCCATTGCAATTAAGGACTACAGGATAGTGAGCTTCGTGAATGTAACTCCCCCGCTCAAAATCTTTGAGGTGGGGTTTTACTTTAGGGTTCCACATGCACTTTCGCCTCCTCAAATTTATCAGGAACTGCCGGCATCTCTTTGCCACGCAGCCTCATAAGCCCTACAGTAGCCAGAGGAATAACCATCACCGCAAGAAAATACCACGCCATGAAAGAATAACCGCGAGCTATGAGAGCGACAAGACCGGCCTTGGCACAGATGAAGCAAACCACTAAAACGGCAAGCCCTACAACACCTCTCATCTTCGGAGACATCTCTCCTCCCTTTTCCTGGTAAACCGAATTGATCCGCTCATTGAGTCCGTGTACAAAACCCGTAATTGTTTCTATACTTGTTCCAAAAAGCATCAACACATAGGCAGAAAGAAGAACTCCCCCTCCAAGGTGGCCTTTAAGAATGCCAAAGATAGGAACCGACTCCTCCAGAACTGCCGGAAAAACAGGAGCCATGGCAAGGTATTCGATAAAGGCAGGAATCATCATAAGGATTGAAGCCACTATGCCGTTGATGACAGCATCCCGTCTTGTTTTTATTATATCTTGTAACGCATACAGCACCAGAAGAAATGAGACCATATTGTAAAGGGTGTATTTTATGCCCCCCATAAGCCAATTTGAACTTGTCGCGACACCATGGTCTCGAATAAAACTGCCAAAAACCCCATCCATTCCAAAGTGTCGAACTGTAGCTACAAGGAAAATAAACATTACGGCATACAGGAAGAATGACCAGTATGAAAGAATGGTTGAAATTACTTTTCCTCCGGCAAACAGGAGAATGGAAGTACCTACAAGAAGGACAGTTACGCCAACCCAGTAGGAAATGCCAAACCATTGCTGAAGAATGGTTCCAGCCGCAGAGGATAAAATGCCGCCCACAAGAACCACCAGGAAGATATATCCCGCTTCAAAAACAAGCCAGGTTGAGCCAGGAAGTAGGCTCTTAAAGAAGCTGCGGTAATTGTACAGACGAAATTTGCGAGCATAATCAAAGGTAAGGATGCCTACAAGAGCAAAACAAACAGTAGAAACTACCATGCCGTATAAACCCTCGGCAAGTCCGTTCATCATGAAGAATTCAACAAGCTCCCTGCCTGTTGCGTATCCGCCGCCAATAAGCACAGACTGACATAAAAACCCAATCATCAGCCATCGGCTAAACCATTTGACCTGCGTAATATCCAGTAATTTTGAGATGATAGAACCCTTTGGGGCATCCTTTTTCATCTTTTTCACCGTCCTCTTAAGAAAATAATTAAAACTCTGTTTCTTGAAATGGGGGCTCCATATCTCTGCTCCTTTCCACCCCCGAGATATAAAAATATAAAAAAAGGGCGGGGCCCCTCTCATAGAAAAAAGGGGCCCCGCCCTAAAAGACCAACGCAATTAAGCGTCGATCCCAGGTGAGGGACCCACGCTAAACCAATAAAGGAAAAAGCGGTTTATCGATAATGTTTCTTGAGTTTTCTCTATATTCTTCATGGTTAGGAACCATATCATTTTTCCATGGGGGCGTCAAGCACTTTCCCCATAAAAAACGGGCACGGCGATGTGCCCGTAATATTCTCTGGCGGAGAGGGTGGGATTTGAACCCACGAGACGGGTATGAGCCGCCTAATCGATTTCGAGTCGACCGCCTTCGACCACTCGGCCACCCCTCCGGTTGCGTTGACGTGAGCATTATAGCGATTTTAAATATAGATGTCCAGATAAGGGGAACTGTTCAAAATTTAATTAAATAGAGGCCGCTTTAAAGGCGGCCCCTGTTTTATTCACTTTCTCTCTATTAGTAGTTTTCCGCTTTGATCTCAAAATAAGCCTGAGGATGATCACAAACAGGGCATACTTCGGGGGCCTTTTCACCACAATGGATGTGGCCGCAGTTGGCACAATGCCAAACCTGTTTCTCTTCCCGCACAAAAATCTTTTCTTCTTTCAGGTTTTTTAGGAGCTTCAGATATCGTTCCTCATGCTCTTTTTCAATTTTTGCTACAGCCTTAAACAAATATGCAATTTTCGTAAATCCTTCTTCTTCGGCTTCCGCAGCAAATCTTGCGTACATATCAGTCCACTCGTAATTTTCGCCCTCAGCTGCATCTTTCAAATTTTGCTCTGTTGAAGGAATTCCATCATGCAAAAGCTTAAACCAGATCTTTGCATGTTCTTTTTCGTTGTTTGCTGTTTCTTCAAAAAAGGCCGCTATTTGATTCAGCCCCTCTTTTTTTGCTTTAGATGCATAATAGGAATACTTGTTTCTCGCCTGAGATTCTCCGGCAAATGCTTCTCTCAAATTCGCCTCAGTTTTAGATCCTTTCAAGTCCATCGT
This region of Aminobacterium colombiense DSM 12261 genomic DNA includes:
- a CDS encoding pyridoxal phosphate-dependent aminotransferase, producing MWNPKVKPHLKDFERGSYIHEAHYPVVLNCNGLESTLPHVPGVEEFIRNFDWVSNMWKTGDTSYKTLLEEICHYWKDFADIREDQVKVGYGSMQVLERINKVFLDDRSSVLGYIPQFVEYITEVRVTGARFEGIAMNPEDNFSFHVDPLLGALNEGHTLLYVDNPNNPTGQLIPLDQIEALVARAHKLGVIVIVDEAYCDYAPKEASAMQLVPRYENVIVTRTLTKGFHFAGTRVGYGVFSGNLGKFYDKGDLPFPMPSVSALLAREALRGGTLLETVRKLIGEQKEVLVSGLKERGYRVATTYNSCPISLVSVSDRDVHLGEVFASKGIDVRSGEDYPNLGKNYVRIATPEKASDLFACLDR
- the larA gene encoding nickel-dependent lactate racemase, translating into MYSSTIKYGKGDVAFSIPRKNLLGVIDSEPLESIGTEEEVTRHALENPIGSPRLGELVKPGETVCIVVSDVTRAWQRMWVYLPFIVEELNRAGVRDEDILFLSSTGTHREQTAEEHALLLGPELSKRFSVTDHRCLAHEDMVHVGTTSYGTAVHLNKKALECDHIVVTGAIVYHFMAGWGGGRKGILPGISSYETIMANHALALDPVPGNGRNMNSRSGNFENNLMHLDMMEATAMVHPTFMLNAIPGNDGKIAFAVAGDWQEAFYEGARIVDKKDGVTIPELADLVVATAGGYPKDINFYQTSKTIFNAMEAAPHGGSMIVLSACNEGYGNDEVQFMLQEFPNTVEREKEVRREFTIAKYVGYTIGYVAENWDFYMVTEMPPSKFEGTGITVVKTLDEALDMVYQKRGTNLKTWLMPHGANTLPKLKK
- a CDS encoding cupin domain-containing protein codes for the protein MIIRSSQIEELESHPLFGVLDGVGSRTISPDEFYEESNFHEISWVEMEPRALIPEHEHEGCEEIKIIIYGIGMYTEGKQKERVGAGDVILTEKGLRHSLENIGSYPLVYIAISSKCNG
- a CDS encoding GGDEF domain-containing protein, with the translated sequence MSRISFQLKTRTFLDGKIIEEQLETLKDLSIRDSMTGLYNHKHICQRLEEEIRRAFRYDSPLSVGIFDLDGFKNVNDTFGHQEGDVVILRVAQTMILTFRNTDILGRYGGDEFLVILPETNLESAVTCSERFRKNLLERLQGTRNDLLSISGGVATLKKDDSAQSLIQRADTLLYEAKKLGKNTIVW
- a CDS encoding TetR/AcrR family transcriptional regulator yields the protein MSRIQSKKKEVISELMRETVYKAARSVIEQYGWTGTTMDRVASEAGIAKGTVYNYFKNKRELMMVVMEKNIEPINEQVITIVQRKKFSTMKDTLSAIVETVIVELIRNKKIISAMILAFHEDGELRRKFDPRSHPYQNVREVIHKVISQGVNNGEFRPIDPNLAEAMVNSLFSGISRQIALGDIDISKEEVARDVASFVLRGLLAPVEGGTL
- a CDS encoding L-lactate permease → MNFLLALLPIAIIIVGMAGLNYSSKVVAPVSWIVALFLGFLVFKSPVEALLLTSWNGFLDGIRIVWLIFAAFTLLIIMVDSKAMDSIKQGLSHVTRDKRLMVLFLAIPFGTFLEGAAGAGAPAALAAPFLVGLGMDPVIAAAACLIGNSCPVCWGGAGVTTVVGSGAAGLDFVPVSAMTGRFMALGYLLLPVLIIGFVFGKKAFKGIWKDIVVMGLMMGSINFTMSNFLISVTELTSLIGGMTGTFLFGAYLWFRKDAAMPEEYRFNSQNESLSEETSEERSSQLSFIRSLLPYLILSALLVVVRLSFPLKTLVSFGGGYTVWVGTVILASAFVASFILGYSQFFVSSAVKAFKRVIPALVAMGLLLAMVNCMKLSGQISTLAVTFATIARFFYPAVAVLIGQIGSFVTGTNLGSNLMFNPLHVEAVKNLSINVLPVVAAQNTGGAIGNMICPNNVVAVCACVAILGREGEVMRKTLIPSFCFFLFFGSLAMFYTYVIFPA
- the rbr gene encoding rubrerythrin, with the translated sequence MDLKGSKTEANLREAFAGESQARNKYSYYASKAKKEGLNQIAAFFEETANNEKEHAKIWFKLLHDGIPSTEQNLKDAAEGENYEWTDMYARFAAEAEEEGFTKIAYLFKAVAKIEKEHEERYLKLLKNLKEEKIFVREEKQVWHCANCGHIHCGEKAPEVCPVCDHPQAYFEIKAENY
- a CDS encoding arginine deiminase family protein; this translates as MKIQVNSEIGKLRAVIMQPPGKGIERCTPLNIGALAWDAVPSPHKAEDEHKKWVATVEKFGARVFLMEDLLRKILSVSKVKKELISQLVQTEESFITRQTMDVLQEYLLGLSAPKLVDQLLFGITKDELNKAAGEVSLVDLVDKKNEWCLFPMSNVLYSRDPAAVLGNGIVYGNMFNRDRIKEPYCIRAIFKHHPEFRNLEFKTWYGEDPDDATPVEGGNVHCYSPNVFIIGINERTHPASIEKIAQRTMEDGAITDVLALMFENPRLSSTDSIGLTVHVDMFLNMIDYDAFLFFPYIEKKITVLHITRGKGGRLHVKRESSLFGAIKKVLKLDSIRIIKVGGDESEAVAFSEQRAGSGGNTFNLEPGKVCIWDRNVATMKALEKGGIDVVAVEADELVKGGGGPRCSTMPLWRDDI
- a CDS encoding universal stress protein — its product is MKKALVAIDQSQNSQSLISYAFRFAEKNSIERLDFIHVVTRIDLTIPGYVDYPPHYNEDSIRQSFLNMIEKGMRESGASATPFEFVLATGTPYEEILRMAEKNKYELILIGHRGLSNLERFFIGSVAAKVVRHAPCNILVHLPKETEEPAKT